The Nitrospirota bacterium genome contains a region encoding:
- the dsrB gene encoding dissimilatory-type sulfite reductase subunit beta — protein sequence MADKPKRITDLGSPDYHKFLPPVIAKNYGKWKYHEYINKGTMKHVSETGDELYTVRIATPRLVSTDYIREMCDISEKFSGGYLRWTTRHNVEFFPEKAQVDALQAELKKRGHLVGGIGYGISNVVHTQGWIHCHTPATDASGVVKAVMDELHEYFSSKSLPARVRIALACCLNMCGAVHCSDIAILGIHRLPPKVNEATLGNQCEIPTTIASCPTGAISPNPATKSVKIKAERCMYCGNCYTMCPSLPIADGSGDGISIYVGGKVSNARGPARMSKLVIPFLPNNPPRWPETVKAVKHLVEVYAQNAKKHERMGEWIERIGWERFFKLTGLPFTYQHIDDFTFARDTFRMTPTFKWE from the coding sequence ATGGCTGATAAACCGAAGCGCATAACAGACCTTGGTTCACCTGATTATCATAAATTCCTGCCTCCCGTGATCGCCAAGAACTACGGGAAATGGAAGTACCATGAATACATCAACAAGGGCACGATGAAGCACGTTTCCGAGACCGGCGACGAGCTTTACACGGTGCGCATTGCCACTCCGCGCCTCGTGAGCACCGATTACATCCGTGAGATGTGCGACATATCCGAGAAGTTCAGCGGCGGCTACCTGCGCTGGACGACGCGCCATAACGTCGAGTTCTTCCCTGAGAAAGCGCAGGTCGACGCGCTCCAGGCTGAACTGAAGAAACGCGGCCATCTCGTCGGCGGCATCGGGTACGGCATCAGCAATGTGGTCCATACCCAGGGCTGGATCCACTGCCATACCCCCGCAACGGACGCTTCCGGCGTCGTGAAGGCGGTCATGGACGAACTTCATGAATACTTCTCCTCGAAAAGCCTTCCGGCGCGCGTCCGCATTGCGCTCGCCTGCTGCCTCAACATGTGCGGCGCCGTGCACTGCTCCGATATCGCCATCCTCGGCATCCATCGCCTGCCTCCCAAGGTAAACGAGGCCACGCTCGGCAACCAGTGCGAGATCCCCACGACCATCGCTTCCTGCCCGACCGGCGCAATCAGCCCGAACCCGGCAACGAAGTCCGTGAAGATCAAGGCTGAGCGCTGCATGTATTGCGGCAACTGCTACACGATGTGCCCCTCGCTCCCGATCGCGGACGGCTCCGGCGACGGCATCTCGATCTACGTGGGCGGCAAGGTTTCGAACGCCCGCGGCCCGGCACGCATGTCCAAGCTGGTCATCCCGTTCCTCCCGAACAATCCGCCGCGCTGGCCCGAAACCGTGAAGGCCGTGAAGCACCTTGTCGAAGTCTATGCGCAGAACGCCAAGAAGCATGAGCGCATGGGCGAGTGGATCGAGCGGATCGGCTGGGAGCGGTTCTTCAAGCTGACCGGTCTTCCGTTCACGTACCAGCACATCGACGACTTCACCTTTGCTCGCGACACATTCCGCATGACCCCGACCTTCAAGTGGGAGTAG
- the dsrA gene encoding dissimilatory-type sulfite reductase subunit alpha, producing the protein MSKDVKTPMLDDLEKGAWPSFVKEIKKAAKKSNTAQDLLGILERSYRDKVTHWKHGGIVGVLGYGGGVIGRYCDLPEEFPGVAHFHTVRINPPSGFFYTSSALKELCDIWDKHGSGMTNMHGSTGDMIWLGTQTDKLEPIFAEITAKGWDLGGSGSCLRTPSSCVGMARCEFSNIDTMSICHTMTQKFQDELHRPAFPYKFKIKVSGCANDCTAAVARADMSIIGTWKDNIRIDQAEVKNAAKDMDIKAEVTDMCPTHCMSWDGNTLKINDKDCNRCMHCINRMPKALRPGKEKGATIMLGGKAPIVTGALMSWVLVPFMKLEAPYDNLEELIRKLWEWWDEHGKNRERIGELVDRMGMRSMLEATGLPPVPQMVKAPRTNPYVFWAPGEVK; encoded by the coding sequence ATGAGCAAAGATGTTAAGACACCCATGCTTGACGACTTGGAAAAAGGCGCGTGGCCGAGTTTCGTGAAAGAGATCAAGAAGGCCGCAAAGAAGAGCAACACGGCTCAAGATCTGCTCGGCATCCTTGAACGATCGTACCGGGACAAGGTTACCCACTGGAAGCACGGCGGCATCGTCGGTGTCCTCGGGTACGGCGGCGGCGTTATCGGCCGCTACTGCGACCTGCCCGAAGAATTCCCCGGTGTGGCGCACTTCCACACGGTCCGCATCAACCCGCCGTCCGGATTCTTTTACACCTCCAGCGCCTTGAAAGAACTGTGCGACATCTGGGACAAGCACGGCAGCGGCATGACGAATATGCACGGTTCAACAGGCGACATGATCTGGCTCGGCACCCAGACCGACAAGCTCGAGCCCATCTTCGCCGAGATTACGGCAAAGGGCTGGGACCTCGGCGGTTCCGGATCCTGCCTCCGCACCCCCAGCTCTTGCGTCGGCATGGCCCGCTGCGAATTCTCGAATATCGACACCATGTCGATCTGCCACACCATGACCCAGAAGTTCCAGGACGAGCTGCATCGTCCCGCATTCCCCTACAAGTTCAAGATAAAGGTTTCCGGCTGCGCCAACGACTGCACCGCTGCGGTCGCCCGCGCCGATATGTCCATCATCGGCACCTGGAAGGACAACATCCGGATTGACCAGGCCGAAGTGAAGAACGCCGCAAAGGACATGGACATCAAGGCTGAAGTCACCGATATGTGCCCGACCCATTGCATGAGCTGGGACGGCAACACCCTCAAGATCAATGACAAGGATTGCAACCGCTGCATGCACTGCATCAACCGCATGCCGAAGGCCCTGCGCCCCGGCAAGGAGAAGGGCGCTACCATCATGCTCGGCGGCAAGGCACCGATCGTGACCGGTGCTCTCATGAGCTGGGTCCTCGTTCCGTTCATGAAGCTTGAAGCCCCCTATGACAACCTCGAGGAACTCATCCGCAAGTTGTGGGAATGGTGGGATGAGCACGGAAAGAACCGTGAGCGTATCGGCGAGCTCGTTGACCGCATGGGCATGAGGTCCATGCTTGAAGCAACAGGACTCCCGCCCGTACCGCAGATGGTAAAGGCGCCGAGAACCAACCCCTACGTGTTCTGGGCTCCGGGCGAAGTGAAGTAA
- a CDS encoding OsmC family protein, whose product MSMIVEARVTLMKEMQFTGTASSGHTLIMDADDEAGGRNAGFRPMELLLVGFGGCSGMDVMSILRKKRQAVTGLEVNVKGERADSYPKIYKAIHIEYVVKGNSVEKEAVERAISLSVNKYCSVGATLAKAGAITHSYRIIES is encoded by the coding sequence ATGTCTATGATAGTTGAAGCCAGAGTAACACTGATGAAGGAAATGCAATTTACGGGAACGGCGTCATCTGGTCATACCCTGATCATGGACGCCGATGACGAGGCGGGAGGCCGCAATGCGGGCTTCCGTCCCATGGAACTCTTGCTCGTGGGCTTCGGCGGCTGTTCAGGCATGGATGTAATGTCCATCCTCCGAAAGAAACGACAGGCCGTCACCGGCCTCGAAGTCAACGTGAAGGGCGAGAGGGCCGACTCTTATCCCAAAATCTATAAAGCAATCCATATCGAGTATGTCGTAAAGGGCAACAGCGTTGAAAAGGAAGCTGTTGAACGGGCGATCAGCCTTTCGGTGAACAAATACTGTTCGGTGGGGGCTACCCTGGCGAAAGCCGGAGCTATCACCCATAGCTACAGGATCATTGAAAGCTGA
- the epsC gene encoding serine O-acetyltransferase EpsC — MRETVQKIKKDFHAALSMDPAATSKVEVLLTYSGFHALLIYRLAHWLWMRRVPFIPRALSQLARFITGIEIHPGAAIGSGLFIDHGMGVVIGETTEIGDNVTLFQGVTLGGTGKQRGKRHPTLGSHVVVGAGAKVLGPIMIGDFVKIGANSVVLQDVPDHSTVVGIPGRIVRIKDERVAEDALMDHVHIPDPIADRLIELQLQIDALKKELEGIKKTKV; from the coding sequence ATGCGTGAAACGGTCCAAAAAATCAAAAAGGATTTTCACGCCGCCCTCTCCATGGACCCGGCAGCCACGAGCAAGGTCGAGGTTCTTCTGACCTACTCGGGTTTTCATGCGCTTCTGATCTACCGTCTTGCGCACTGGCTCTGGATGCGGCGCGTTCCCTTCATCCCCCGGGCCCTGTCCCAGCTTGCGCGCTTCATAACCGGCATTGAGATCCATCCGGGGGCGGCCATCGGCTCGGGCTTGTTCATCGATCACGGTATGGGTGTCGTGATCGGCGAAACAACCGAGATCGGGGATAATGTGACCCTCTTTCAGGGAGTGACGCTGGGAGGGACGGGCAAGCAGCGGGGCAAGCGCCACCCGACGCTGGGCAGCCATGTCGTCGTGGGAGCGGGCGCCAAGGTCCTCGGTCCGATCATGATCGGCGATTTTGTGAAGATCGGAGCAAATTCCGTGGTCCTGCAGGACGTGCCGGACCATTCCACGGTTGTCGGGATTCCGGGAAGGATCGTGAGGATCAAGGATGAGCGGGTCGCGGAGGACGCGCTCATGGACCATGTCCATATCCCTGACCCGATTGCCGACCGCCTGATAGAACTCCAACTCCAGATCGATGCGTTGAAAAAAGAGCTGGAGGGCATAAAAAAAACAAAAGTTTGA
- a CDS encoding DUF4124 domain-containing protein: MRTVTGVIVILMIACCAAFAQTEAAPDGKDARKSSLYEWTDSKGTVHITDSLNSVPEKYRSQVRKREAAHEQAAAPERQLQEEKDSSSAEEAEQAEADAKAEWQQRMHDWNKRLADAERRYQGLENERKELAGAWVPPLVVPMENQIKIEQIEQQMKDVKAEIDAARNMIQNVIPEEARKAGVPPGWLRE, encoded by the coding sequence ATGAGAACGGTCACTGGGGTCATCGTCATCCTGATGATAGCTTGTTGCGCCGCCTTCGCCCAAACCGAGGCTGCTCCCGACGGGAAGGACGCGCGGAAGAGCTCCCTCTATGAGTGGACCGACAGCAAGGGTACGGTGCATATCACCGACAGTCTGAACAGTGTGCCCGAAAAATACCGGTCCCAGGTGAGAAAAAGGGAAGCAGCACATGAGCAGGCGGCCGCTCCCGAGCGGCAGCTGCAGGAAGAAAAAGATTCTTCATCAGCCGAAGAAGCAGAACAGGCCGAAGCCGACGCCAAAGCCGAGTGGCAGCAACGCATGCATGACTGGAATAAACGCCTGGCAGATGCGGAAAGGCGCTATCAGGGGCTCGAGAACGAGCGAAAGGAACTGGCGGGGGCGTGGGTCCCGCCGCTCGTCGTGCCGATGGAGAACCAGATCAAAATAGAACAGATTGAGCAGCAGATGAAGGACGTAAAGGCGGAGATCGATGCCGCGAGAAACATGATCCAGAACGTCATTCCCGAAGAAGCGCGGAAGGCAGGCGTGCCGCCCGGGTGGCTGAGGGAATAG
- the ispF gene encoding 2-C-methyl-D-erythritol 2,4-cyclodiphosphate synthase, translated as MRIGTGYDVHRLVEGRKLVIGGVEIPHEKGLLGHSDADVLLHAICDALLGAAGLGDIGRHFPDSSSQFKDISSLVLLAEVRRLLAREGFRVNNIDATIVAERPKMTPHIAAMVANIASAAGAVPSAVNVKATTTEGLGFAGKGEGIAAYAVCTITE; from the coding sequence ATGAGGATCGGCACCGGGTACGATGTCCACCGGCTGGTAGAAGGTCGAAAGCTCGTGATCGGCGGGGTCGAGATCCCTCACGAAAAGGGCCTGCTGGGCCATTCCGACGCGGACGTTCTGCTGCACGCGATCTGCGATGCGCTGCTCGGCGCCGCCGGACTCGGCGACATCGGCAGGCATTTTCCGGACTCCTCGTCCCAATTCAAGGACATCTCGAGCCTGGTACTGCTTGCCGAGGTGCGCCGGCTGCTGGCGCGGGAAGGATTCCGCGTGAACAACATCGATGCCACGATCGTTGCGGAGCGTCCGAAGATGACGCCGCACATTGCGGCCATGGTAGCGAACATCGCGTCGGCCGCGGGCGCCGTGCCGTCGGCGGTCAACGTCAAGGCAACCACGACCGAAGGCCTTGGATTCGCCGGCAAGGGCGAAGGGATCGCGGCGTACGCCGTCTGTACGATCACGGAATAA
- the ispD gene encoding 2-C-methyl-D-erythritol 4-phosphate cytidylyltransferase: MVKVTALIPAAGMGRRMGRKVAKQFLPLGDKPMLAHTLLMFQRASEIDDIIPILSQEDMESCLRDVIEQFHITKVRTLVVGGKERQDSVMNGLQKLEKDVSIVLVHDGVRPFVTAEMIRESVEHAKKGECVAVGVPLKDTIKEVDDRRQVRHTLERSRLWAIQTPQAFPAKTLKRAYEEAYKHNVYGTDDAMLAERAGFTVRVIMGSYENIKITTPEDLILAEEILKRK, encoded by the coding sequence ATGGTAAAAGTGACGGCGCTCATACCGGCTGCCGGCATGGGCAGGAGAATGGGCCGGAAGGTGGCCAAACAATTCCTGCCGCTCGGCGACAAGCCCATGCTGGCCCATACGCTTCTGATGTTCCAGCGGGCATCGGAGATCGACGACATCATCCCGATCCTTTCGCAGGAAGACATGGAAAGCTGTCTGCGGGACGTGATCGAACAATTTCACATCACCAAGGTGCGGACGCTCGTGGTAGGCGGGAAGGAACGGCAGGATTCGGTGATGAACGGACTGCAGAAGCTGGAGAAGGACGTGTCCATCGTGCTGGTGCACGACGGGGTGCGGCCGTTCGTCACGGCGGAGATGATCAGGGAAAGCGTCGAGCACGCGAAAAAGGGCGAGTGTGTGGCCGTCGGGGTCCCGCTCAAGGACACGATCAAGGAAGTGGATGACCGGCGGCAGGTCCGCCACACCCTGGAGCGGAGCAGGCTCTGGGCCATCCAGACGCCGCAGGCATTTCCGGCGAAGACGCTGAAGCGCGCCTACGAAGAGGCGTACAAGCACAACGTGTACGGCACCGACGATGCCATGCTGGCCGAGCGGGCGGGCTTCACTGTGCGCGTCATCATGGGCAGCTATGAGAATATCAAGATCACCACTCCCGAGGATCTCATCCTGGCGGAAGAGATCCTGAAGAGAAAATGA
- a CDS encoding inositol monophosphatase family protein, producing the protein MTNEQWLDLFKQIGKKMRGGLSIILSREGGTVPLGKGAGGDKTFPVDKWAEDIVIAALERAHREGESFTLISEELGIRKFGDGEKIVLVDPIDGSNNAKSGIPFFSTSLALLNGNTLSTLAVGYVINLACGDEFWAMRGQGAYKNGARIRTSAVQGITIVAIEASSPATDIPRIMPLLAQTKRIRCFGSTALDLSYLASGALSVFATATSSRAFDYAAGMLILEEADGVITDLTGTALDHIVVGLERTVPLLASKNDATHVAALNLLTPGNS; encoded by the coding sequence ATGACAAACGAACAATGGCTCGACCTGTTCAAACAGATCGGCAAAAAGATGCGCGGGGGATTGTCCATTATCCTGAGCAGGGAAGGCGGCACAGTCCCGCTCGGCAAGGGGGCGGGGGGGGACAAGACCTTTCCCGTTGACAAGTGGGCAGAGGACATCGTCATCGCTGCGCTCGAACGGGCGCACCGGGAGGGCGAGTCCTTCACGCTCATCTCGGAGGAATTGGGCATCCGAAAGTTCGGCGACGGCGAAAAGATCGTCCTCGTGGACCCGATCGACGGCAGCAACAACGCCAAGTCCGGCATCCCGTTCTTTTCCACATCCCTGGCGCTCCTGAACGGGAACACCCTCTCCACGCTGGCCGTGGGCTACGTCATCAACCTGGCCTGCGGCGACGAGTTTTGGGCCATGCGAGGGCAGGGGGCGTACAAGAATGGCGCAAGGATCAGGACGTCGGCCGTGCAGGGCATCACGATCGTGGCGATCGAAGCCTCCTCGCCGGCGACGGACATCCCGAGGATCATGCCGCTCCTCGCGCAGACAAAACGCATCCGGTGCTTCGGGTCCACCGCTCTCGACCTCTCGTATCTCGCGTCGGGAGCGCTCAGCGTGTTTGCTACGGCAACTTCCTCACGGGCTTTCGATTATGCCGCGGGAATGCTGATCCTCGAAGAGGCTGACGGCGTGATAACCGACCTCACGGGGACGGCGCTCGACCATATTGTCGTGGGACTGGAGCGCACCGTGCCCCTGCTCGCCAGCAAGAACGATGCGACGCATGTGGCGGCGCTGAACCTGCTCACCCCGGGGAACTCGTGA
- the uvrC gene encoding excinuclease ABC subunit UvrC, with translation MPIPVHPWYNDHAMTLEEKLHNLPDEPGVYLMKDEKGRIIYIGKALSLWNRVNSYFQKGAKGEKTEMMVRNIADLETIVTHTELDALVLESNLIKKHHPKYNISLRDDKNYPYLRFDLKSEYPRIEVVRRLKKDGATYYGPYVPAGGMWELLSLIRRTFPLATCKKEFRKDRPERPCVQHQIGRCLAPCSTDIEPAAYQDMVSQVRLFLEGKNRDLLDILKRRMAEASERMEYERAAELRDRIAKIEGAFERQKIISPGFENQDVIGIAAEGGHADIQVLFIRNGMLLGRKDFHLAEVRGMANEDVLADFLHQFYAKEMIVPAEVLLPIEVHDRPLFENWLTEKRGAKVEVAVPQRGRKRELVQMASDNAAQSLREHLLSRRSKERILARLQEELGLRNLPRRIEAFDISNIQGTESVASMVSFEDNLPDKRNYKRFKIRTVEGSNDFASMAEVVRRRYAKAKEEGILPDLILIDGGKGQLNAALDVLSELGVEEPDVIGLAKARSGNEGADREFERVFLPGVEEPVILDPASATTHLVARVRDEAHRFAIAYHRKLREKRAVHSELDDIPGIGEARKKALLRHFGSVAKVREASVEELAGVGGLNRGAAEKVVEHFKNKVTASR, from the coding sequence ATGCCTATCCCCGTTCATCCGTGGTACAATGATCATGCCATGACCCTCGAGGAAAAACTGCATAACCTTCCCGATGAGCCGGGCGTCTACCTCATGAAGGACGAGAAGGGGCGCATCATCTACATCGGCAAGGCCCTGTCCCTCTGGAACCGGGTGAACTCCTATTTCCAGAAGGGGGCCAAGGGCGAAAAGACCGAGATGATGGTACGCAACATCGCCGACCTCGAGACCATCGTGACGCACACCGAGCTTGACGCGCTCGTCCTGGAATCCAACCTGATCAAGAAGCACCACCCCAAGTACAACATCAGCCTGCGCGACGACAAGAACTATCCCTACCTGCGATTCGACCTGAAGTCCGAATACCCGCGGATCGAGGTGGTGCGCAGGCTGAAGAAGGACGGCGCGACGTACTACGGGCCCTATGTCCCGGCGGGCGGCATGTGGGAACTGTTGTCGCTCATCCGGCGCACCTTTCCACTTGCCACGTGCAAGAAGGAATTCAGGAAGGACCGGCCGGAGCGGCCGTGTGTGCAGCACCAGATCGGCAGGTGCCTGGCGCCCTGCTCCACGGACATCGAGCCTGCGGCGTACCAGGACATGGTGAGCCAGGTGCGGCTGTTCCTCGAAGGCAAGAACCGCGACCTGCTCGACATCTTGAAGCGCCGCATGGCAGAGGCTTCCGAAAGGATGGAATACGAGCGCGCCGCCGAACTCAGGGATCGGATCGCGAAGATCGAGGGCGCCTTCGAGAGGCAGAAGATCATCTCGCCGGGGTTCGAGAACCAGGACGTGATCGGCATCGCTGCCGAGGGCGGCCACGCGGACATCCAGGTACTGTTCATCAGAAACGGGATGCTGCTCGGCCGGAAGGATTTTCATCTTGCCGAGGTCCGCGGCATGGCGAACGAGGACGTCCTCGCCGACTTCCTGCACCAGTTCTATGCCAAGGAAATGATCGTGCCGGCGGAAGTTCTGCTGCCGATCGAGGTGCACGATCGCCCTCTGTTCGAGAACTGGCTGACGGAGAAGCGGGGAGCGAAGGTCGAAGTTGCCGTGCCGCAACGCGGCAGGAAGCGCGAACTGGTCCAGATGGCCTCGGACAACGCCGCCCAGTCGCTGCGGGAGCACCTGCTTTCGCGCAGGAGCAAGGAGCGCATTCTTGCGCGGCTCCAGGAGGAGCTCGGGCTCAGGAACCTGCCGCGCAGGATCGAGGCGTTCGACATCTCGAACATCCAGGGTACGGAATCGGTCGCGAGCATGGTGAGCTTCGAGGACAACCTGCCGGACAAGCGGAATTACAAGCGGTTCAAGATACGGACCGTGGAAGGTTCTAACGATTTCGCGAGCATGGCGGAGGTTGTCAGACGGCGCTATGCAAAGGCGAAGGAGGAGGGAATTCTGCCTGACCTGATCCTGATAGACGGCGGCAAGGGCCAGCTGAATGCCGCGCTCGACGTGTTGAGCGAGCTCGGCGTCGAAGAGCCCGATGTCATCGGGCTTGCCAAGGCGCGGAGCGGCAACGAGGGTGCCGACCGGGAGTTCGAGCGGGTGTTCCTTCCCGGCGTGGAAGAACCGGTCATTCTCGACCCGGCAAGCGCAACGACCCATCTGGTGGCGCGGGTGCGCGATGAGGCCCATCGCTTCGCCATTGCCTATCACCGGAAACTGCGGGAAAAACGGGCGGTCCATTCGGAGCTCGATGACATCCCCGGGATCGGCGAGGCACGAAAGAAGGCGCTGCTCCGGCACTTCGGGAGCGTAGCGAAGGTGCGTGAGGCGAGCGTTGAGGAGTTGGCAGGAGTCGGAGGTTTGAACAGGGGGGCAGCGGAAAAGGTCGTTGAGCACTTCAAGAACAAGGTCACCGCGTCGAGGTAA
- a CDS encoding isoprenylcysteine carboxylmethyltransferase family protein, which translates to MRWSTEGGKLLIKNLIYTIFFPGNVAVLVPSWLLARNANTMPHHWGFLQYLALLSTSAGIVIYFQCVRDFAIAGRGTPSPFDPPLNLVVRGLYRFVRNPLYLAVLMMLLGETAFFESWSLLRYTTGYIVTVHLIVVLYEEPKLRRTFGASYDHYRQCVRRWLPGKNLPEEHRGIESHLLTADGNAGNRGQCS; encoded by the coding sequence ATGAGATGGTCCACTGAGGGTGGCAAACTGCTCATCAAGAATCTCATTTATACCATCTTTTTTCCAGGCAACGTGGCCGTCCTGGTCCCCTCCTGGCTCCTGGCCCGCAATGCGAATACCATGCCGCACCATTGGGGATTTTTGCAATACCTGGCGCTCTTGTCAACGTCGGCCGGAATTGTGATCTACTTCCAGTGCGTCCGCGATTTTGCCATTGCCGGGCGCGGAACTCCGTCACCCTTTGATCCCCCCTTGAACCTGGTCGTTCGAGGTCTTTACCGTTTCGTCCGAAACCCGCTCTATCTCGCTGTCCTGATGATGCTGCTGGGCGAGACCGCTTTTTTCGAATCCTGGTCGCTGCTGCGCTACACTACCGGCTATATTGTCACGGTCCATCTGATCGTGGTTCTCTATGAGGAGCCCAAATTGCGCCGCACCTTTGGCGCTTCCTATGACCACTATCGTCAGTGCGTTCGGAGATGGCTGCCCGGGAAGAATCTGCCGGAGGAACACCGGGGAATCGAATCTCATCTTTTAACGGCAGATGGAAATGCAGGCAACAGGGGGCAATGTTCATAG
- a CDS encoding DNA-3-methyladenine glycosylase, whose product MPIAILKKLTHEFYRRDAETLARDLIGAILVHRSRGNEYRARIVEAEAYIGPHDLASHSSKGRTKRTEVMFGPAGHAYVYLIYGMYEMFNIVAGKTGSGQAVLIRAAEPLGGWEADLSGPGKFTRGLRITRSANGMDLTGDTLYLVRDPDHRPRVRRAKRIGVEYAGEWKNRLLRFFDGKSAAVTHRPLERSKKSSTF is encoded by the coding sequence GTGCCTATTGCCATCTTGAAGAAACTCACTCATGAATTCTACCGGCGTGATGCCGAAACGCTCGCCCGGGACCTCATCGGCGCGATCCTCGTCCATCGGAGCCGCGGCAATGAATACCGCGCCCGCATCGTTGAGGCCGAGGCCTACATCGGCCCTCATGACCTTGCATCCCACTCCTCCAAGGGCCGCACGAAGCGCACGGAGGTCATGTTTGGCCCTGCCGGCCACGCCTACGTGTACCTGATCTATGGGATGTACGAGATGTTCAACATCGTGGCGGGAAAAACCGGGAGCGGCCAGGCCGTGCTCATCCGCGCGGCCGAGCCGCTCGGCGGCTGGGAGGCCGATCTCTCGGGCCCGGGGAAATTCACTCGCGGCCTCAGGATCACCCGCTCCGCGAACGGCATGGACCTGACCGGGGACACATTGTATCTTGTGCGCGATCCCGATCACCGGCCGCGGGTCAGGCGGGCGAAGAGGATCGGTGTGGAGTATGCCGGTGAATGGAAGAACAGACTGCTCCGTTTCTTTGATGGCAAGAGCGCGGCGGTGACCCATCGCCCATTGGAACGATCAAAGAAGTCGTCCACCTTTTGA
- a CDS encoding anion transporter: MLLVITALVIFIITYVFIGLRQIPRVHVDRTAGALVGAVLTIVFGVLTLDEAFAAIDMHTLLLLLGMMIITVYLRAAGFFELMADKILSLSRTPVQLLVFIVLSSGLLSALFVNDTICLIYTPIVLEVTVQLGINPMPYLLALATSSNIGSVMTVTGNPQNMLIGIYSKVPYLAFLGALFPVAIAGLVVSAAVIWLVYRKDMNADAFTSRPALPGYQVRKPLLVKALLVCAAVLAAFSLGYPYALVAACGAVALLLIGGVSTERILEGVDWTLLLFFSGLFVVMHGVEVSGLAAFVIGGTGDLASYSSLGKIAGLSAVSVILSNLVSNVPAVMLLKPLTQSLGNGHFFWLALAMSSTLAGNLTLIGSVANLIVAQQARRRVEISFMEYFRVGALITAATIAIGVLVLALEK; this comes from the coding sequence GTGTTGCTCGTGATCACCGCGCTCGTCATCTTCATCATCACCTACGTCTTCATCGGTCTGCGCCAGATCCCGCGGGTGCACGTCGACCGGACGGCGGGAGCGCTGGTGGGCGCAGTGCTCACGATCGTCTTCGGCGTGCTCACTCTCGATGAGGCCTTTGCCGCGATCGACATGCATACGCTCCTGCTCCTCCTCGGCATGATGATCATCACCGTTTACCTCAGGGCCGCAGGGTTCTTCGAGCTCATGGCGGACAAGATCCTTTCCCTCTCCCGTACGCCGGTGCAGCTTCTCGTATTCATCGTCCTCTCGTCAGGCCTGCTCTCGGCGTTGTTCGTGAATGATACGATCTGCCTTATCTATACGCCGATCGTCCTTGAAGTGACGGTCCAGCTCGGGATCAACCCGATGCCCTATCTGCTTGCGCTCGCCACGTCGTCGAACATCGGAAGCGTCATGACCGTGACAGGCAATCCGCAGAACATGCTCATCGGCATTTACTCGAAGGTCCCCTATCTTGCCTTCTTGGGCGCACTCTTTCCCGTCGCGATCGCCGGGCTTGTTGTAAGCGCTGCGGTCATCTGGCTGGTCTATCGAAAGGATATGAATGCGGACGCATTCACGTCAAGACCAGCCCTGCCGGGGTATCAGGTCAGAAAACCGCTGCTCGTGAAGGCGCTCCTCGTCTGCGCAGCGGTGCTCGCCGCCTTTTCGCTGGGATATCCTTACGCGCTCGTTGCTGCCTGCGGCGCGGTCGCGCTCCTGCTCATCGGCGGAGTGAGCACGGAACGGATCCTTGAAGGCGTTGACTGGACGCTCCTCCTGTTCTTCTCCGGCCTGTTCGTCGTGATGCACGGAGTCGAGGTCTCCGGTTTGGCGGCATTTGTAATCGGGGGGACGGGCGATCTTGCATCATACTCTTCCCTGGGCAAGATAGCCGGGCTGTCAGCGGTATCCGTGATCCTTTCCAATCTCGTGAGCAACGTGCCTGCGGTGATGCTTCTGAAGCCGCTTACGCAATCGCTCGGGAACGGCCATTTTTTCTGGCTTGCGCTGGCCATGAGCAGCACCCTGGCGGGAAACCTTACTCTGATCGGATCCGTTGCGAACCTGATCGTTGCGCAGCAGGCAAGGCGCAGGGTAGAGATCAGCTTCATGGAATACTTCCGCGTCGGCGCTCTGATCACGGCCGCGACCATCGCGATCGGCGTCCTGGTCCTCGCCTTGGAGAAGTGA